The genomic interval AACAACTCCTCAGTCCTTTATAATGTTGAGAGCCAGACATTCTCATTAAAATGCTCCTAATTGTCAGGCTAGATTCCACTCAATGCCCAAATAATCTTCCTTTctttcatcatttattttcaggcaTAATATTTTTCAGCCTTTTTAGAAGCTTTATAAAAAGCTTTGACCTAAAACCCACCAAAAAATTCTGATCAGTACATCTGTAGTTagtgttaaatgttttaacagaGCAGCAAACAAAAATCATTCTTCTAAAAATGGTCAGAACATGAAGTAGTAaggaaaaagcagccaaagtccaaagagcATGTTTGAAAGACCTTCAAGGATAAAGAAGGATTACAAGAAGGTCCAGCTCGTCAGTAAGTATTTGcattcagcctcctttactgTGATACTCCTAAAATCCAGCGCAACTGACTGCAATGGTGTAATTtagtctcagtataaatacagcttctGTAAGGACAAAGGAGgacttgtttatgttttataccTGGCTTTGGTCCTACAAGCAGACCGCAAGAGAAAAAGATTAATCCAAGTGGCGGTTAAAGGTTTGGCTGATGTGAGaggaataaattacatttacttGCATTGCTGCAGTTAAGTAGTATTTTATATATGTatgttttatgaataaaaatctttgaaaaagaaatgtttcccCTGAAGTGAAAGTTTCACTATAGTAAGAGTACTTTTTCTGACTTCCACATTTGGTTATGTTACAGTTTAACCTCTAATGGTGCAAAATTAGTGTAATATATTAAAGATGGCTTAACTCACAAGTTTAGAAGTGTGCAAGCaggtgtaggtgtgtgtgtgtgtgtgtgtgtgtgtgtgtgttcctgtcttggcatcacagtgagaaccattgtcccgatttcaccatcaaaatgaggaccgtttgtaccaaagtgaggacattttgctggtcctcacgacctattttgctaaaggttaggtttaggactaaggtatgaattgactttaagttcaggttagggttaggcatgcactggtaatggttaggtttagggttattgtcagggttagggcatagaaagggttgaaaaggactgaaaatcaatggaagtcaatgggagtcaacgcatggtcctcactacatatagcaaaacaagagtgtgtgtgtgtgtgtgtgtgtgtgtgtgtgtgtgtgtgtgtgtgtgtgtgtgtgtgtgtgtgtgtgtgagaaccTTCATCCTGAATGCCTCTGCAGTGCTGTGGAAAGCAGAGAAAATCTCTTGAAAGTCGTCAGAGCTTTTGTTGACAAAGAGCAGAGCGTGGTTTAACACCGGTGAACCAAGGATCTGGGAGGCTGTCTGcaggaagagagagaaagaaaaacatccatgaACTCAACAGCACTGTGTGGTTCTTACCAGGTCCAAATGATAAACAATTCAGCAAAAGACTGTAAACTAAACTGATACATTTCAAATTCACCTGCACTGATTGggagaacagaaaaaaatgatgcTGTTAAATAGCTTcaagttttatttagatttcaggtggagggaaaaaagaaaagtatttagcCAAGATGAACAGTGTACAGTATATAAATGTGCGAAGGTCTTaagttcttccctcttctgctttataaaaaatataacgTTCATATCAAGGTTCTCTGAAAGGTTTTTTTAGACTTGGACTGCTTTTTCCCTCACTTTTGGTCCACAACCATGACTGCAGTTATTGGATGTCCTAATCCTTTAGGCATGAAACAAACGTCTCCTCATAACAGACAGAGAACCAAAGTACCAACTGTGAACTAGATCTTCAGGCAAGGTGTCGCAGAGACTCTACTTGTTCCCATCTCTTTATTTAGATCCAAGGATAATATTAAAGATAGCACAGTTGCAGTGCATTGGATTATATCACAAGGAGAGACTGTGGATGACAACTTGGCACCTAACAGATCTTTGATGGTTTTTGTCCTATCCCTTAAAGACATGACTAAGAGATACTGTTCATCTGCTGTAGATTATGTTTTAGGCTTCACATGTGTTCACTTTCCTCATTAAAGAGTGCTCTCATGGTCAGAACCTTAGAGAAGATGTAGCCCAGGTCCAAAGAAAAAATTTGAAACATCTTTTGAAGACCTGGAGAACTACTGATGAAGAccactttaaaatattacaactATGTCTGGATCCTTGGAGGAAGCTTACGAAAGAAATTAAGGCTGATTTAAAGCTTTTGCAGAGTGTTGCATCCAGAAATCTATTTACCTGCCCATTGTATTCAGTGACTGGATCCATCTGGTAGATGGAGATAAAAACGATCAGGTCCTCTTTAGATGTTTCTGGCTTCATTTTGTAAGCCTGAATGCGCTGAGACTGAAGCACACACAGACACGAGAACCCAAAATGGATCGATATATAGATGGTAAGCAGCCCAACAACatgaaaatgcagaaaataacatttttagctGCTGTAAATATGCTTAGAAATACATGAAACAAATActttagcttttaaaaaaatattcattttatacCAAACTTATCTATAATGGCTTAATAGGGACATTATagataacaataaataaataaatgaataaatactgTAGGAGGTGGGGTAAATTCTCAGAAAAAGAATAATGTAACATATTATCTGATGTTGGAAAGTTTATAATTTGTGcaaaaaagtcaaattaaatGGATAATTAGTAACCTAATTAGATATCAGAGtttttgatgaaaattttagtattttatccttgaatgttttgtttatttatttataatgcagcaataacagaaaatatccttgtttttttaatctcagAAATCACACCTTCAAAGAAAACACTTCACAATATCAAATGATCCTTCTATGACATTAATCTCATAATTTGAGAGTTTTGGGGGGAAATTATGCCTCCTTTTATTTGTTCATACCCTtcaaatgtttctttcttttaatctgGCTAGCTAATCAATTTAAAATTAAGCTTTTCTATGCAGACAGAATAAACTAACTATCCAACAATTCATTCATTTAATTCTTTCAtgacttttttttcctgttttactgTAGTTTTTCTGTATATCAACCAGTTAAAGGATTTTCTGTGTCTTTTTGGATTAACTGTACTTTTCTGAGCAGCAGAACATCCTGAGTGGCACTGTATTTGTTGATGAGTTCATCGCTCTGCATCACAACGAAGCGGATGTCAGGAAGGTCGATGGCTGCAGCGTAAAACACTTGGACGTACTCATGGTTCAGCTccttcacacacagacacagaaaggTTAGGACTTTGAGTAAAGTCTGAAAATTTAGacagaagaaaaattaaaattagtttgtttACCTTGAAGAAACCAACCACTGTTAGCTCCTCTGTGGCTTCTAATTGGTTGAGATCCACGATGAGGTCAGCAGGTGACCCCGCCCTCCTTTGCAGCCAGATCAAGATGGAAGCTGAGCTCTGAGGAACTTCATCACAAGCCataagaaaaacacattatcaGTATTTTATTGAAAGCACAAACATCTTTGCTGCTTCTTCAATGAGATTTGGGGAAAAAGTAACCATAATGTATGAGTATGACATCATAACTCTTATTTGGCTATGGAAATGAATAATTATTCTTAATTACAAGCCTGAACACAGCCCAGTAGGAGAAGTTTATATTTTGGctttaaaaatattagaaaGTCCTATCAATTTGttaatcttttatttatattttagttgCTAATGTTTGGATTACTGAGTTTTAGATTTTCTGTGCACCTGCTTCAGTGGTGCTTTTAGATGTACTGTTGAAATAAACTTATTGAGACAGAACCCTGTAGTTTATCAAGGCTTAAAAGTCTTACAATCTAATAAATATatactttattaaaaatgtatatacatatataaataatcattttaaataaaactttaacaaGTTTCTACCTGTTAAGAGAGAGTTTTCCTTTCtattgttgctacatgcatgctctgtatgagggattgctgcaaattcGATGCAAACCACTGTCTCTACacgctcatccaggaggagtgaatgctgcaaatcactgaCTTGAACAAGCTGTGTTTCCATAGATAGAAATACTTTTGAACTAATTTGAAGAATAAACAGAGTTTGACTCCACTGTTTGTTgttgattaattggaatgtatgaatctgacttggaatctgtatgattcaattgaattgactttgtaaaatgccttgaggcgacatgttgtgaattggcgctatataaataaactgaattgaactgaaaataaaatccatatctataattatttaaatgtgccAATAATTTGGTAAATGCAAAATGACATCTATAAATATGGTAATCATGACTAGAACCTGAATTCATGTTATGTTTAAATCATCTATAATAATTTcagtattcatttattttaatttcataaataaattaaattattgctATAGCTCCAACGTCTTAAGCTGCCTCCAACAACTAACCTGCTAGCCAATCACCTTATGTACTGCAACACAGGACCATGAAATAAccacataaaataataatgaaatttTTTTACATGCTTTTAATACATGATTAATAAACACTTTAATTAATTAGTTTCAAATCTAATTTTGTATATCATAAATTGTTGCAATCTTTAGTTATTTACTatgtgttgcattttttttaacgatcacacatttaaatattcatttaatgcatatttaaataataaatcgTGTTACTTTGCCCTAATAAGTGTGCGAATATTCTCCCTTTAGTTTACATACGCCCTCTAGCGGCTGCTGTGGGCATTGCAGGTAGAAGGGAGAGACTGAATCTTAGATTTTAATATTGACAGACTTTTGTTTAATGTCTGTTCATGTATTTGCATAGCCTTCTTTAAagcattattgttttttaagtttaaatttaaGGCTTTAAATGGGATAATGACTGTCCTCCACCCCTGTAGCTTGTGCAGCATTGTAATTTTTGTCATTGAAGTCTATTTCACTGTTAGTTTTAATTAAGTTCCTTTGTAATAGTAGTGTACAGATTAATGTCTTGATTGGACTGAAGTCTATTTTACTTATAGTTTTAAATaggtttatttgtattattagtTTTAAAGGTTAACTTCTAAAAGCCTAACCTGGGAGTGGGCCAGATAATTAACATTTGGCTAGAGGGCCCATAGACAGGACAGTCTTTTAAATATAACATTGTTTTATGTCTTGTCCCTgatcaaataaatttaaaataaataaacaaatttgaTCATTCTCGAACATTCTCGGTGTGTAAAAGACACATGTTGCACATACCAGGGCAGAGAGCTGGGTTGTTTATGTCTCCAGAGAGGTAGAGTCTGATTGTGGGCTGGCCGGTCACATTAAGCTTTTTCACCaagtctttttcctttttcacatCAATGACTGCCAGTTTGACCTCCGACCCCTGAAGCTCTGCAGCAGCGGATTCGAATGCGGCTGCCACACGATGACCTTCTGATGTCAGCGGAGTATCTGGTAGACACACAGAGGGAAGACGAATATTAGGAGGTTGATGTGTGATGATGTGTGTGTGGGTCTCAGTGTGTTACTTACAGAAGTGCACCAAaagctgcttgtgttttttcagAGCCCTGTTGAAGTTTCCCTTCCCAAGTTGTAAAATTCCTTCCGTCTCTGGAAATGTTTTGTCTCCCTGTGGATGAGATTGTGTGTCCGCTGCAACAAGCATGCACAGACAGAAGACCATCACTcctggcagcagcagcaacaacaccAGCTTCTTCATGACGGATCACCCGGAGTTTGATAAACCGTACCCAGGCCGTTCTTCACAACAAGGTGAGACAGTGGAGGGTGTGTGGCAAGCTGTGAACACTTTTGTTATCTGCTAACAGACCAACGAATCAGTTGCTGATTAACTTCCCTCTCAGAGACCTGCTGTAATTCTTCTATTGGCTGCTGCTAATAACAGCATGTCCTTTTCCTGGCAGACTTTACAAGGTCAAAATGGAAACAGCAATCTTATAATTCACAAGATGCATGGAAGCTGAAGAAAATTAGGGCAAATAAACAATTACTTCTGACTTATTTATATAAGAGGcagaataataatttttataatTACTGAAAAATACTGATTTTTCAGAATATTCTCTTAATTAGCACAATTACAGACAGTCATAGTAATATCATGTTAATGTTCAGCCAGATTTactctaaaacaataaatacataaatacatacataaatgCACTCCTGTTTGAAAtaaactagtttattttcttcatgtggcacacataataataataataataataataataataataataataataacagcaacaacaacaacaataataatagtaataatgataataataataataataataataatacaatattatttttgttaattggtATTCAAATCTCTTTTTTGCATagttatttaatgtattttaatgttatttacacATCTTCACTGGGGATGTCAATAAATAACAACCAAATTATAGAATCAGATCAAAATTTGAGAATTAGAAATGTTACATTAAGTTAAACAGCATCACTGTAATTTACTTTTTGGCCTCTAAAGGGCGCTTCAGGACTCTGAGCCACTGCACCTCCAGACTAAAACAACATTTCCCAGGCAAGAGCCCTTATTGAACTGAACAGATGTTATTCCTGTTGTAACTGCACAATGGGGCATCATGTGAATATTTGTATAACTTTGTTAATAATAGGGCAACTCTGACTGTTTTATAATACCATTTAAGAGCTATATTTGAAGGCCTAAATGATTTGGATgaaatttgaatatttatttttcttccctttGCTTTACAGGCAGTAGACAGAGATGCAGACTTATGGTGTAGCTTGTTTATTTTAACTTATTCAAGTTTTGTGCagtgttcattcattcattcattcattcattcattcgttcattcGTTTTCAGCccacctgagtcaatactttgtacaacTGTTCTGTTGCAGTTACACCTGCAGGTCTTTAGATACTGAAAAAGAGCACGaggaatttatttttccatgaaCTAATCGTGTTTGTTACATTTGGTTTTGaaagagaacattttaaaaaccccTGGAAAGAGAAGTGGACgccaaaaataaatgcttgtgGCATCTTTTGCAGCACTTGGGCAGTTAGACAGTAGGCTGATTattgctaaaagaaaaaaaaaacatcacattttgaACCACACCCTTCAGGTAAACATGCATTGCCAATTTTTTAACTCATTCTTAGTTCTCAAAACACTTATTTTGACTCCAAATACCGGTACCTCTACAAATCCTCCAGCCAATTCCCGGGGCAGCAGAGTTGTTGCCATCAATTTCACTGGTTTTTACATCTGCTTTGGAATCTAGATCATACATTACAATCTTTCCACATAGATATAGACTTAGAAGTATGAATCGCAGTCATTCCttaaagacttttttttaaattaaacattagaTTTTCCCCCTAAGTAGCTTTCGCGGGCAGGCAGACCTCCTAACAAGCTCTGAGTTCAACCTGCTACCTGTCTCCATGCAGTCAGTAACCTGCTTGTCAGACCAGCCTGCCCAGTGTTTATTGTTTGCTATCCATTTGTCTCTTCCTGTCCCCACACCTCAACCAGTTTGTCAAAGGTTTTTTCCAATAGAGAGggagttttttctgttttcttcattgTCACCGAGCACCCATTCAAAGGGAACtgagttgtttctttttatccaAATAGGCTCACCTTTTTTCCATTTCAACAGGAACTGATTCAAAAAAAGAGACCCGAATCAGGCTGGTGAgattttatatacaggtccttctcaaaatattagcatattgtgataaagttcattattttccataatgtaatgatgaaaatttaacattcatatattttagattcattgcacactaactgaaatatttcaggtcttttattgtcttaatacggatgattttggcatacagctcatgaaaacccaaaattcctatctcacaaaattagcatatcattaaaagggtctctaaacgagctatgaacctaatcatctgaatcaacgagttaactctaaacacctgcaaaagattcctgaggcctttgaaactcccagcctggttcatcactcaaaaccccaatcatgggtaagactgccgacctgactgctgtccagaaggccactattgacaccctcaagcaagagagtaagacacagaaataaatttctgaatgaataggctgttcccagagtgctgtatcaaggcacctcagtgggaagtctgtgggaaggaaaaagtgtgtcagaaaacgctgcacaacgagaagaggtgaccggaccctgaggaagattgtggagaagggccgattccagaccttgggggacctgcggaagcagtggactgagtctggagtagaaacatccagagccaccgtgcacaggcgtgtgcaggaaatgggctacaggtgccgcattccccaggtcaagccacttttgaaccagaaacagcggcagaagcgcctgacctgggctacagagaagcagcactggactgttgctcagtggtccaaagtacttttttcggatgaaagcaaattctgcatgtcattcggaaatcaaggtgccagagtctggaggaagactggggagaaggaaatgccaaaatgccagaagtccagtgtcaagtacccacagtcagtgatggtctggggtgccgtgtcagctgctggtgttggtccactgtgttttatcaagggcagggtcaatgcagctagctatcaggagattttggagcacttcatgcttccatctgctgaaaagctttatggagatgaagatttcatttttcagcacgacctggcacctgctcacagtgccaaaaccactggtaaatggtttactgaccatggtatcactgtgctcaattggcctgccaactctcctgacctgaaccccatagagaatctgtgggatattgtgaagagaacgttgagagactcaagacccaacactctggatgagctaaaggccgctattgaagcatcctgggcctccataagacctcagcagtgccacaggctgattgcctccatgccacgccgcattgaagcagtcatttctgccaaaggattcccgaccaagtattgagtgcataactgtacatgattatttgaaggttgacgttttttgtattaaaaacacttttcttttattggtcggatgaaatatgctaattttgtgagataggaattttgggttttcatgagctgtatgccaaaatcatccgtattaagacaataaaagacctgaaatatttcagttagtgtgcaatgaatctaaaatatatgaatgttaaattttcatcatgacattatggaaaataatgaactttatcacaatatgctaatattttgagaaggacctgtacatacagCTGCATcccagtaaattagaatatgatgGACcagtaaatgtattttgtaactaaatttaaaaagtgCATCCCATGTGTTATatggattcattgcacattgagtgatatttcaaacatttatttcataatcTAATACATTCCAACAAAAGATATGatgtttaatacagaaatgccaGCCAACTGAAAAGCATGTCCATGTCCTGAACAATATATGTAGtcagtacttggttggggctccttttgcatgaatcgCTGCATCAATGAAGTAtaacatggaggcaatcagcctgtgggtCTACTGAGGTGTTAAGTAAAGCTCAGGAGGCTTTAATAGGGGCcttgtttcttgttttcttctggACAGTAGTCCATAGATTATTCTCCATGAGGTTCAAATCTGGTCTATGAAGCACAGGGatactattattattaaagcAGGTTGGTACCTTCGACAGTGTGGACAGCTGATAAAAGAAATCAGCAAAGTATCTCCATGACGGCCGTCACTAGAGGGACTGCCTTGattgactttggacttgataaaacacagtggaccaacaccagcggAGGACAAGGTTCCCCAGATCATCACTAATTGCGGGACACTTTCCACTGGACTGTAAGcagcttggattctgtgcctctccgatctttctccagactctgggactttGATTACCAAATGAATTGCAAAActtactttaatttaaaaaggggGACTTT from Girardinichthys multiradiatus isolate DD_20200921_A chromosome 5, DD_fGirMul_XY1, whole genome shotgun sequence carries:
- the zgc:136472 gene encoding protein disulfide-isomerase produces the protein MKKLVLLLLLPGVMVFCLCMLVAADTQSHPQGDKTFPETEGILQLGKGNFNRALKKHKQLLVHFYTPLTSEGHRVAAAFESAAAELQGSEVKLAVIDVKKEKDLVKKLNVTGQPTIRLYLSGDINNPALCPVPQSSASILIWLQRRAGSPADLIVDLNQLEATEELTVVGFFKELNHEYVQVFYAAAIDLPDIRFVVMQSDELINKYSATQDVLLLRKSQRIQAYKMKPETSKEDLIVFISIYQMDPVTEYNGQTASQILGSPVLNHALLFVNKSSDDFQEIFSAFHSTAEAFRMKILFVLVNVEEHRNGRLMEYFRVRHFEAPHIRLVNLTDHMTYHLPSETLDVEIIKQFCHSYLEGKAKPKLQSEPIPEGWDEKPVKELVGMNLEKVAFNPNKTVFVLFYVSYSEKSRSMFPLWEELAEALKDREDVVVTRIDASANDINMSMQGSYPSLCLFPALYAERVVVYTGKRKIKDLVKFVDKEMKKAKKDRVKEDEDRRKYIEAMKEEEAKENKSKDEL